Proteins from one Natrinema salinisoli genomic window:
- a CDS encoding MMPL family transporter, whose translation MSLPDRIADVVTTHSAIVLVALLLTTAVVGAGAPMVDDSSSLDQYESDSPEGDALEYAQENFSSDDRENTTTVQVIVRGDDVLTKESLRSSLEFQQTIRDNESINATLVDEDPIVGVENLVATTAIREEQADELADRGAELEARSAELNETAATLESSLNETVALETEYAELNASYEAGEISEEEYEQRSAELEAEFDRVSENATADLDDEQAARFADAMTNARGIQSEIVALERSYEAGEISEAEYESRSEELEGQLEDVYVQGTEGVLEEEFAQLEDDSEQLAEDREELESAGQPPLDEQIDALESMNESEYEETLTSVLSEDGGQGGDLALRLMPTSYDPGTTEADARMLFVVQSTANGDFQGPGSVDQTISESQLELRDLADATDQEMVVFGSGIITDEIDRSMSDSLAIVSPLALLFVVVALLIAYRDPLDIGLGIAGIFAVLIWTFGFMGWTGISFNQMFVAIPVLLIGLSIDYAIHVFMRHREQREAADASDDGSGSGAREDVPTDVRGSMSVALAGVGVALVWVTATTVIGFLSNLVSPIAPIRDFGIVSAFGILAAMIVFGAMIPAAKVELDARLEDRGFDRRKRAFGTGGGRLADALSVGAIIARKAPLVLLLVTLVVTAGGVYGATQVDTSFDQNDFIADSPPAWTNDLPEPFKPGEYSAKSDLEYVNQNFQRQDSQAQLLVRGEVSDDETLDRVAAAQDDAANSSVAFELASGEADVRSPLSVMEDVAAENESFNESFHAADTDGDGVPDENVESLYEDLYEVDSEAAGDVLYRSDGEYEAARLVVSIEGDASSSETTDGMREIAADFEDGDDRWSVIATGDPIVSYVVEQDLLDTVLESLLITLVACLAFLTIAYWLTGNSATLGIVTLLPVALAVSWILGTMYVIGMPFNVLTGMITSLTIGLGVAYSIHVSARYTLELERQGSVWDAMQTTVTGTGGALLGSAATTVGGFGVLAFAILPVLEQFGIITALTIIYAFLASVLVLPTLLVLWTRYFGPDVPFESPSPASPQPASDGGRREDGGDDE comes from the coding sequence GTGAGCCTTCCAGACCGCATCGCGGACGTGGTCACGACGCACTCGGCGATCGTCCTCGTCGCACTCCTGTTGACGACGGCGGTGGTCGGCGCGGGCGCGCCGATGGTCGACGACTCGTCGTCGCTCGACCAGTACGAGAGCGACTCGCCCGAAGGGGACGCCCTCGAGTACGCACAGGAGAACTTCTCGTCCGACGACCGGGAGAACACGACGACGGTACAGGTGATCGTCAGGGGTGACGACGTCCTCACGAAGGAGTCGTTGCGCTCCTCGCTCGAGTTCCAGCAAACGATCCGCGACAACGAGTCGATAAACGCCACGTTAGTCGACGAGGATCCCATCGTCGGCGTCGAGAACCTCGTGGCGACGACCGCGATCCGCGAAGAGCAGGCCGACGAACTCGCCGATCGCGGGGCAGAACTCGAGGCCCGCAGCGCGGAACTCAACGAAACCGCGGCCACCCTCGAGTCGTCGCTGAACGAGACCGTCGCGCTCGAGACGGAGTACGCAGAGCTCAACGCCTCTTACGAGGCCGGCGAGATCTCCGAGGAGGAATACGAGCAGCGTTCGGCCGAACTCGAGGCCGAGTTCGACCGCGTCTCCGAGAACGCCACGGCCGATCTGGACGACGAACAGGCGGCCCGATTCGCCGACGCGATGACGAACGCGCGGGGGATTCAGTCCGAAATCGTCGCCCTTGAGCGATCGTACGAGGCCGGTGAGATCTCCGAGGCGGAGTACGAGTCCCGATCCGAGGAGCTCGAGGGACAACTCGAGGACGTCTACGTGCAGGGGACGGAAGGCGTTCTCGAAGAGGAGTTCGCGCAACTCGAGGACGACAGCGAACAGCTCGCGGAGGATCGCGAGGAACTCGAGTCGGCCGGACAGCCGCCGCTCGACGAACAGATCGACGCGCTCGAGTCGATGAACGAGTCGGAGTACGAGGAGACGCTCACGAGCGTGCTCTCGGAAGACGGCGGCCAGGGCGGTGACCTGGCGTTACGCCTGATGCCGACGTCCTACGATCCGGGCACGACGGAGGCCGATGCGCGGATGCTGTTCGTCGTGCAATCGACCGCCAACGGCGATTTCCAGGGGCCGGGGTCGGTCGACCAGACGATCAGCGAGAGCCAACTCGAGTTGCGCGACCTCGCGGACGCGACCGACCAGGAGATGGTCGTCTTCGGCTCGGGTATCATCACCGACGAGATCGACCGGTCGATGAGCGACAGTCTGGCGATCGTCTCGCCGCTCGCCCTGCTGTTCGTCGTCGTTGCGCTGTTGATCGCCTACCGCGACCCGCTCGACATCGGTCTCGGCATCGCGGGCATTTTCGCGGTGCTGATCTGGACGTTCGGCTTCATGGGCTGGACGGGAATCTCCTTCAACCAGATGTTCGTCGCCATTCCGGTGCTCCTGATCGGGCTCTCGATCGACTACGCGATCCACGTCTTCATGCGCCACCGGGAGCAACGCGAGGCGGCGGACGCCTCGGACGACGGGAGCGGATCCGGGGCTCGCGAGGACGTTCCGACGGACGTGCGCGGTTCCATGTCCGTCGCACTGGCGGGCGTCGGCGTCGCGCTCGTCTGGGTGACGGCGACCACCGTCATCGGCTTCCTCTCGAACCTCGTCAGCCCGATCGCTCCGATCCGGGACTTCGGTATCGTGAGCGCGTTCGGCATCCTCGCCGCGATGATCGTCTTCGGCGCGATGATTCCCGCGGCGAAAGTCGAGCTCGACGCGCGACTCGAGGACCGCGGGTTCGATCGTCGCAAGCGGGCGTTCGGAACCGGCGGCGGCCGGCTGGCCGACGCGCTCTCGGTCGGCGCGATTATCGCCCGGAAGGCGCCGCTAGTGCTCCTCCTCGTCACGCTCGTCGTGACCGCAGGCGGCGTCTACGGCGCGACCCAGGTCGACACCAGCTTCGATCAGAACGACTTCATCGCCGACAGCCCGCCGGCCTGGACGAACGACCTCCCCGAGCCGTTCAAGCCCGGCGAGTACAGCGCGAAGTCCGATCTCGAGTACGTCAATCAGAACTTCCAGCGCCAGGACTCGCAGGCCCAACTGCTCGTCAGGGGTGAGGTGAGCGACGACGAGACGCTCGATCGGGTGGCCGCTGCGCAGGACGACGCCGCGAACAGCTCCGTCGCCTTCGAGCTGGCGAGCGGCGAGGCCGACGTCCGCAGTCCGCTGTCGGTGATGGAAGACGTCGCGGCCGAAAACGAGTCCTTCAACGAGTCGTTCCACGCTGCGGACACCGACGGCGACGGGGTTCCCGACGAGAACGTCGAATCCCTGTACGAGGACCTCTACGAGGTCGATTCCGAGGCCGCGGGCGACGTCCTCTACCGAAGCGACGGCGAGTACGAGGCCGCCCGGCTGGTCGTCTCGATCGAGGGCGACGCCTCGAGCAGTGAGACGACCGATGGAATGCGCGAGATCGCTGCGGACTTCGAAGACGGTGACGACCGCTGGTCCGTGATCGCGACCGGCGATCCGATCGTCAGCTACGTCGTCGAACAGGACCTACTGGACACGGTGCTCGAGAGCCTGCTGATCACGCTCGTAGCCTGTCTCGCCTTCCTGACGATCGCCTACTGGCTGACCGGGAACAGCGCGACGCTGGGAATCGTGACCCTGCTCCCGGTCGCGCTCGCGGTCAGCTGGATCCTCGGGACGATGTACGTGATCGGGATGCCGTTCAACGTCCTCACGGGGATGATCACCAGCCTGACCATCGGTCTCGGCGTCGCCTACAGCATTCACGTCAGCGCGCGCTACACGCTCGAACTCGAGCGGCAGGGCTCCGTCTGGGACGCGATGCAGACGACGGTCACCGGGACCGGCGGCGCGTTGCTCGGCAGCGCGGCTACCACCGTCGGCGGGTTCGGCGTCCTCGCGTTCGCGATCCTGCCCGTGCTCGAGCAGTTCGGGATCATCACCGCGCTGACGATCATCTACGCGTTCCTCGCGAGCGTGCTGGTCTTGCCGACCCTGCTCGTGCTCTGGACGCGGTACTTCGGTCCGGACGTCCCGTTCGAATCACCCTCGCCCGCGAGCCCGCAGCCTGCGAGCGACGGCGGCCGGCGCGAGGACGGAGGTGACGACGAGTGA
- a CDS encoding acyltransferase, whose protein sequence is MTASDDTTPRQDRVQRHATPGPRNSLSHWTAARNPLRVAINYVVVWLVRISPSLRLKRWLLRRIGVTVGEGVSWGLEATPDVFWPDLITVRADAIIGYDATILCHEFLQDEYRTGEVVVGERAMIGAGAIVLPGVEIGDEARIAANSLVTRDVPPDTTVAGVPARPMGEDQGDGDESPAAE, encoded by the coding sequence GTGACAGCTTCCGACGATACGACGCCGCGACAGGACCGCGTCCAGCGCCACGCGACCCCGGGACCGCGAAACTCGCTGTCCCACTGGACCGCCGCTCGAAACCCGCTCCGGGTCGCGATCAACTACGTCGTCGTCTGGCTCGTCCGAATCTCGCCCAGCCTCCGCCTCAAGCGCTGGCTCTTGCGCCGCATCGGCGTCACGGTCGGTGAGGGCGTTTCCTGGGGTCTCGAGGCCACGCCGGACGTCTTCTGGCCGGATCTGATCACCGTGCGGGCGGACGCGATCATCGGTTACGACGCGACGATCCTCTGTCACGAATTTCTGCAAGACGAGTACCGGACCGGCGAGGTCGTCGTGGGCGAGCGTGCGATGATCGGGGCCGGTGCGATCGTCCTGCCCGGTGTCGAAATCGGCGATGAGGCCCGCATCGCGGCGAACTCGCTCGTGACCCGAGACGTTCCGCCGGACACGACGGTTGCAGGCGTTCCGGCCCGGCCGATGGGGGAGGACCAGGGGGACGGAGACGAATCACCGGCTGCCGAGTAG
- a CDS encoding MBL fold metallo-hydrolase: MRVTFLGTGSAMPTGERYQAGILVQDDGRTLLVDCGAGALQRLQQSGVGYESVSTVLLTHHHLDHVSDLLPLMKARWLAGEEHLEIVGPQGTKALVDDLLEVYEYMQDKLELQVREVVAGEFSVAGFDVSAYETRHSVPCLAYRFDDRFTFSGDSEAFAGLANFAEGSAILAHDCSFPDDVDVSNHPTPESLGRELAGREIGRVYLTHLYPHTEGRHDEMLESIATHYDGDVRFAEDLTTVSIE; this comes from the coding sequence ATGCGTGTTACCTTTCTCGGAACGGGCAGCGCGATGCCCACGGGCGAACGCTATCAGGCGGGAATCCTCGTTCAGGACGACGGGCGAACGCTGCTGGTCGACTGCGGTGCCGGCGCGCTCCAGCGGCTCCAGCAATCCGGCGTCGGCTACGAGAGCGTTTCGACCGTCCTCCTTACCCACCACCACCTCGACCACGTCTCCGACCTGCTGCCGCTGATGAAGGCCCGCTGGCTCGCCGGGGAGGAGCACCTCGAGATCGTCGGCCCGCAGGGGACCAAGGCGCTGGTCGACGACCTGCTCGAGGTCTACGAGTACATGCAGGACAAACTCGAGCTCCAGGTTCGGGAGGTCGTCGCCGGCGAGTTTTCCGTGGCGGGATTCGACGTCTCGGCGTACGAGACGCGTCACTCGGTGCCGTGTCTGGCCTACCGGTTCGACGACCGCTTCACGTTCAGCGGCGACAGCGAGGCCTTCGCCGGGCTCGCAAACTTCGCGGAGGGGTCGGCGATCCTCGCTCACGACTGTTCCTTCCCCGACGACGTGGACGTCTCGAACCACCCGACGCCGGAGTCCCTCGGGCGAGAACTGGCCGGCCGGGAGATCGGCCGCGTCTACCTGACCCACCTCTATCCCCACACCGAGGGTCGCCACGACGAGATGCTCGAGTCGATCGCCACCCACTACGACGGCGACGTCCGATTCGCCGAGGATCTCACGACGGTTTCCATCGAGTGA
- a CDS encoding DUF4013 domain-containing protein, with protein sequence MPYCHDCDEGFEGGTILCPGCGSKLAVDRNDAEPKSEWSSDTAESGTSSWSNEDSTGGETSWSSDASASADGATGWSSTDSTVGETTSSIHEDPVATATDADGQSGPRRHDRDLFEFSFTFPLGKDGKPLLIDSVLFFFGTFLLIPLIFAFGYAYRVGRAAARGDEDPPSFDDWGGLGKDGLLLGGLILGITIAFSAAIGGLLFATIAVSDTPSLVIAIAGVGFLLLLAGSYLTGAIVPVVIGTGSVGKAFSDGRILEFALSIHYLKGVLAYIAVSVVLSIVVNIVWFVLLITVFGTVLIIPLAFVLMAYQFNLLFAMWGHIYNEAAAAGDVEPVSPDASLGFE encoded by the coding sequence ATGCCGTACTGTCACGACTGTGACGAGGGGTTCGAAGGGGGGACGATTCTCTGTCCGGGCTGCGGTTCGAAGCTCGCAGTGGATCGAAACGACGCGGAACCGAAGTCCGAGTGGTCGAGCGACACTGCGGAGAGCGGTACGTCGAGCTGGTCGAACGAGGATTCGACGGGAGGCGAAACCAGTTGGTCGAGCGACGCCTCCGCGAGTGCTGACGGAGCGACTGGCTGGTCGAGTACTGATTCAACGGTCGGGGAGACTACGTCGAGCATCCACGAGGACCCGGTTGCGACTGCGACGGATGCAGACGGCCAGTCGGGGCCGAGACGACACGACCGGGATCTCTTCGAGTTCTCGTTCACGTTTCCCCTCGGCAAGGACGGCAAACCGTTGCTGATCGATTCCGTCCTCTTTTTCTTCGGTACCTTTCTGTTGATACCACTGATCTTCGCTTTCGGGTACGCCTATCGGGTCGGCCGCGCTGCCGCCCGCGGTGACGAGGACCCGCCGTCGTTCGACGACTGGGGCGGACTGGGAAAAGACGGACTGCTACTCGGCGGACTCATTCTCGGTATTACGATCGCGTTCAGTGCAGCGATCGGGGGACTGTTGTTCGCGACCATCGCGGTCAGCGATACCCCGTCGCTCGTCATCGCGATCGCCGGTGTCGGATTCCTCCTCTTGCTGGCCGGATCCTACCTCACGGGTGCGATCGTCCCCGTCGTGATCGGGACGGGAAGCGTAGGGAAAGCGTTCTCCGACGGCCGAATACTCGAGTTCGCGCTCTCGATTCACTACCTCAAGGGCGTGCTCGCGTACATCGCGGTTTCGGTCGTGCTGTCGATCGTGGTCAATATCGTCTGGTTCGTCCTGCTGATCACGGTCTTCGGTACCGTCCTCATCATTCCGCTGGCGTTCGTCCTCATGGCGTATCAGTTCAACCTGCTGTTCGCCATGTGGGGCCACATCTACAACGAAGCTGCGGCAGCGGGCGACGTCGAGCCCGTCAGCCCCGATGCCTCGCTCGGATTCGAGTGA
- the rqcH gene encoding ribosome rescue protein RqcH, with protein MDPKRELTSVDLAALVGEFGAYEGAKVDKAYLYGDDLVRLKMRDFDRGRMELILEVGEVKRAHTVAPERVPDAPGRPPQFAMMLRNRLSGADFAGVEQYEFDRILEFVFERDDGTTRIIVELFGQGNVAVTDGEYEVIDCLETVRLKSRTVVPGSRYEFPDTRTNPLTISREAFDHEMEDSDTDVVRTLATQLNFGGLYAEELCTRAGVEKGMDIDDAGDDVYDRLYEAIERLALDLRNGNFDPRLYLEGDDESDEGDDASGGQVVDVTPFPLEEHEELAGEPYDSFLSALDDYFFRLELADEEEPDPTDQRPDFESEIAKHERIIEQQQGAIEGFEQEADSLREQAELLYAKYGLVDDILSTIRGAREQDRSWDEIRERFEEGAEQGIDAAEAVVDVDGSDGTVTIDVDGERISLVTQQGVEQNADRLYTEAKRVEEKKEGALAAIENTREDLEDAKRRRDEWEADESGEAAEDESDEAESAPRDWLSQPSIPIRENEPWFDRFRWFETSDDFLVIGGRSADQNEELVKKYLEPGDMVLHTQAHGGPVTVLKATDPSEASSSDIELPESSIEEAAQFAVSYSSVWKDGRYAGDVYAVDSDQVSKTPESGEYLEKGGFAIRGDRTYYRDTAVGAAVGIQCEPYTRVIGGPPSAIEGRAVTTIELEPGQYAQADTAKRLYREFRERFEDETFVRKIASPDRIQHFMPPGGSRIADD; from the coding sequence ATGGATCCAAAGCGGGAGCTTACGAGCGTCGATCTCGCCGCCCTCGTCGGGGAATTCGGTGCCTACGAGGGAGCGAAGGTCGACAAAGCCTACCTCTACGGCGACGATCTCGTCCGCCTCAAGATGCGGGACTTCGATCGGGGCCGCATGGAACTAATTCTCGAGGTCGGCGAGGTCAAGCGAGCCCACACCGTCGCCCCCGAGCGAGTCCCCGATGCGCCGGGCCGCCCGCCGCAGTTCGCGATGATGCTCCGGAACCGGTTGTCCGGAGCCGACTTCGCCGGCGTCGAACAGTACGAGTTCGATCGCATCCTCGAGTTCGTCTTCGAGCGCGACGACGGGACGACCCGAATCATCGTCGAGCTGTTCGGTCAGGGCAACGTCGCGGTCACCGACGGCGAGTACGAGGTGATCGACTGCCTCGAGACCGTGCGCCTGAAATCGCGAACCGTCGTTCCGGGCTCGCGCTACGAGTTCCCCGACACCCGGACCAACCCGCTGACGATCTCCCGCGAGGCGTTCGATCACGAGATGGAAGACTCCGATACGGACGTGGTTCGAACGCTCGCCACGCAACTGAACTTCGGGGGGCTCTACGCCGAAGAGCTGTGTACCCGCGCCGGAGTCGAGAAGGGGATGGACATCGACGACGCCGGCGATGACGTCTACGATCGGCTCTACGAGGCGATCGAACGACTGGCACTCGACCTGCGCAACGGGAACTTCGATCCGCGCCTCTACCTCGAGGGCGACGACGAGTCCGACGAGGGCGACGACGCGAGCGGCGGACAGGTCGTCGACGTGACGCCGTTCCCGCTCGAGGAACACGAGGAGCTGGCGGGCGAGCCCTACGACTCGTTCCTCTCCGCGCTGGACGACTACTTCTTCCGGCTCGAGCTCGCCGACGAGGAGGAGCCGGACCCGACCGACCAGCGGCCGGACTTCGAGTCGGAGATCGCCAAACACGAGCGGATCATCGAGCAACAGCAGGGGGCGATCGAGGGGTTCGAACAGGAGGCCGACTCCCTGCGCGAGCAGGCCGAACTACTGTACGCGAAGTACGGGTTGGTCGACGACATCCTCTCGACCATTCGTGGTGCTCGCGAACAGGATCGGTCCTGGGACGAAATCAGGGAGCGGTTCGAGGAGGGTGCTGAACAGGGTATCGACGCCGCCGAGGCAGTCGTCGACGTCGACGGTAGCGACGGAACGGTAACGATCGACGTCGACGGCGAGCGAATCAGCCTCGTTACCCAGCAAGGTGTCGAGCAAAACGCCGATCGACTGTACACCGAAGCAAAGCGAGTCGAGGAGAAGAAAGAGGGCGCGCTGGCGGCGATCGAGAACACGCGCGAGGACCTAGAGGACGCCAAGCGCCGCCGCGACGAGTGGGAGGCCGACGAGAGCGGGGAGGCGGCGGAAGACGAGTCGGACGAAGCGGAGTCCGCCCCGCGTGACTGGCTCTCCCAGCCGTCCATTCCGATCCGCGAAAACGAGCCCTGGTTCGACCGGTTCCGCTGGTTCGAGACCAGCGACGACTTCCTCGTAATCGGCGGGCGAAGCGCCGACCAGAACGAGGAACTCGTCAAGAAGTACCTCGAGCCCGGCGATATGGTGCTCCACACGCAGGCTCACGGCGGCCCGGTCACCGTGCTGAAAGCGACCGACCCCAGCGAGGCGTCCTCGAGCGACATCGAACTCCCGGAGTCGAGCATCGAGGAGGCCGCCCAGTTCGCCGTCTCCTACTCCTCCGTCTGGAAAGACGGGCGCTACGCGGGCGACGTCTACGCCGTCGACTCCGATCAGGTCTCGAAGACCCCGGAGAGCGGCGAGTACCTCGAGAAGGGCGGGTTCGCGATTCGAGGCGACCGAACGTACTACCGCGATACGGCGGTCGGTGCGGCGGTCGGGATCCAGTGTGAACCGTACACGCGAGTCATCGGCGGCCCGCCGTCGGCGATCGAGGGACGGGCGGTGACCACGATCGAACTCGAGCCCGGACAGTACGCGCAGGCGGACACGGCCAAGCGGCTCTACCGCGAGTTCCGCGAGCGGTTCGAAGACGAGACGTTCGTCCGCAAGATCGCCAGCCCCGACAGGATTCAACACTTCATGCCGCCGGGCGGGAGCCGCATCGCGGACGACTGA
- a CDS encoding DUF7344 domain-containing protein, translating to MPQPQSTQLETDTVFTILSNETDRSVVRSLRAVQGMTVRELAANITATEPGRSASDLRPNSRTAVMAALRHNHLPRLDACDVIDYDGSTRDVTRGPSFEEIEPFVEALEGVRVNGAETS from the coding sequence ATGCCACAGCCCCAGTCGACGCAACTCGAGACGGACACCGTCTTCACGATTCTGTCGAACGAAACGGACCGATCCGTCGTGCGCTCTCTCCGTGCGGTTCAGGGGATGACGGTTCGAGAATTGGCTGCCAATATCACGGCGACGGAACCGGGCCGGTCGGCCAGTGACCTGCGACCGAACTCCCGGACAGCCGTTATGGCTGCGCTCCGTCACAACCACCTCCCGCGGCTCGACGCGTGCGACGTCATCGACTACGACGGATCCACGAGGGACGTAACGCGCGGCCCGAGCTTCGAGGAAATCGAACCGTTCGTCGAGGCGCTCGAGGGCGTCCGCGTCAACGGGGCCGAAACGAGTTGA
- a CDS encoding CBS domain-containing protein, which produces MSTPLETVSKTATIQEAATVMRDKEITALVVTTDPPSIITSTDLVEVAAEGRDPTDVQVSEVMTESVETVPPDLYLEEIAAMMTGLGIGHLPVVEKDDYVGMISSTDVTAELS; this is translated from the coding sequence ATGTCGACGCCGCTGGAGACAGTTTCGAAGACGGCGACGATTCAGGAGGCCGCGACGGTGATGCGCGATAAAGAGATTACCGCGTTAGTCGTGACGACTGACCCGCCGTCGATCATCACCAGCACCGACCTCGTGGAGGTGGCCGCCGAGGGCCGCGATCCGACCGACGTGCAGGTCAGTGAGGTGATGACGGAGTCAGTCGAAACCGTGCCGCCGGACCTCTATCTTGAGGAGATCGCTGCGATGATGACCGGCCTCGGCATCGGCCACCTGCCGGTCGTCGAGAAGGACGACTACGTCGGGATGATCTCCTCGACCGACGTCACTGCGGAACTCTCCTGA
- a CDS encoding mRNA surveillance protein pelota, with product MQIKDREQVEGGRERVTVVPESVDDLWHLQYVLEPGDRVAGDTTRRIQRNDDQMRDTGGEREPMWVAIAVDDIEFHKFANRLRVGGEIVACSREDQLGFHHTLNVEEREEISIEKRFKPDQTARLEEAEEATENPDVAIATVEEGQAHVHTVAQYGTEERATITGTTGKGEYARGRSELFEELATVLKRLEVDAIILAGPGFTKQDAYKHLENNEPEVAEQITMVDTAAVGDRGVHEVLKRGAVADVQEETRIESEAEYIDDLTRRIAEGAKAAYGPEQVKKAAEFGAIERLLVLDDRLQKERGPDGEWAVSVDEIVRTTEQKGGDVTVFSSEFPPGQQLSNLGGIAALLRYRLE from the coding sequence ATGCAGATCAAAGACCGGGAGCAGGTCGAGGGCGGGCGCGAACGGGTCACCGTCGTCCCCGAGAGCGTCGACGACCTCTGGCACCTGCAGTACGTCCTCGAGCCCGGCGACCGCGTCGCGGGCGATACGACACGGCGGATCCAGCGCAACGACGACCAGATGCGGGACACGGGCGGCGAGCGCGAGCCCATGTGGGTCGCCATCGCCGTCGACGACATCGAGTTCCACAAGTTCGCCAATCGGCTGCGAGTCGGCGGCGAGATCGTCGCCTGCTCGCGCGAGGACCAGCTGGGGTTTCACCACACGCTCAACGTGGAGGAACGCGAGGAGATCTCGATCGAGAAGCGGTTCAAGCCCGATCAGACGGCCCGCCTCGAGGAAGCCGAAGAAGCCACGGAGAACCCGGACGTCGCGATCGCGACCGTCGAAGAGGGACAGGCCCACGTCCACACCGTCGCCCAGTACGGCACCGAGGAGCGGGCGACGATCACCGGCACGACCGGCAAGGGCGAATACGCCCGCGGACGATCGGAACTGTTCGAAGAGCTCGCGACGGTCCTCAAGCGCCTCGAGGTCGACGCGATCATCCTCGCCGGCCCCGGCTTCACGAAGCAGGACGCCTACAAGCACCTCGAGAACAACGAGCCCGAGGTCGCCGAGCAGATCACGATGGTCGACACGGCGGCCGTCGGCGACCGCGGCGTCCACGAGGTGCTCAAGCGCGGGGCCGTCGCGGACGTCCAGGAGGAGACCCGCATCGAGAGCGAGGCCGAGTACATCGACGACCTCACCCGTCGCATCGCGGAGGGCGCGAAGGCGGCGTACGGCCCCGAACAGGTGAAGAAGGCCGCCGAGTTCGGCGCGATCGAGCGCCTGCTCGTGCTCGACGATCGCTTGCAGAAGGAACGCGGCCCGGACGGGGAGTGGGCCGTCAGCGTCGACGAGATCGTTCGCACGACGGAGCAGAAGGGCGGCGACGTGACGGTCTTCTCGAGCGAGTTTCCGCCCGGCCAGCAGCTGTCGAACCTCGGCGGGATCGCGGCGCTGTTGCGCTATCGCCTCGAGTGA
- a CDS encoding TrmB family transcriptional regulator translates to MSADEADALEAFERLGLTSYEAKVFIGLHRIGSGTARDVARVVDVPRSQVYGVAESLGDRGLLEVQQSNPIRYRPVSVDEAREILRDRFEAEQERAFEYVEDVVEEPTVEEELEDIWTVRGSSRVEDRIVDLVANAEDRVVFVARLPELLTEKIGAALEERAASGVDAFAVSSTAPVRDRLEQLEDVAVFSPPTHRRDDERSGRIVIVDDDAILLSVVDDDGSETAIWSAGSLFASVLIQLIEAGEETPFGST, encoded by the coding sequence GTGAGTGCCGACGAAGCCGACGCCCTCGAGGCGTTCGAGCGGCTCGGGCTCACGAGTTACGAGGCGAAGGTGTTCATCGGCCTCCATCGCATCGGATCCGGGACCGCCCGGGACGTAGCCCGAGTCGTCGACGTCCCGCGCTCGCAGGTCTACGGCGTCGCCGAGAGCCTCGGCGACCGGGGGCTGCTCGAGGTCCAGCAGTCGAACCCGATCCGCTACCGGCCCGTGAGCGTCGACGAGGCCCGGGAAATCCTTCGCGATCGGTTCGAGGCGGAGCAAGAGCGGGCGTTCGAGTACGTCGAGGACGTCGTCGAGGAACCCACCGTCGAGGAAGAACTGGAAGATATCTGGACGGTTCGCGGGAGCAGCCGCGTCGAGGATCGCATCGTCGACCTCGTCGCCAACGCCGAGGACCGCGTCGTCTTCGTCGCCCGGTTGCCGGAACTACTCACCGAAAAGATCGGTGCAGCGCTCGAGGAACGGGCCGCGTCGGGCGTCGACGCGTTCGCCGTCAGCAGCACGGCACCGGTCCGCGACCGGCTCGAGCAACTCGAGGACGTCGCCGTGTTCTCGCCGCCGACGCACCGGCGGGACGACGAGCGCTCGGGTCGCATCGTCATCGTGGACGACGACGCGATTCTGCTCTCTGTCGTCGACGACGACGGGAGCGAAACCGCGATCTGGAGCGCCGGATCGCTGTTCGCTTCGGTCCTGATTCAGTTGATCGAGGCGGGCGAGGAGACGCCGTTCGGGTCGACGTAG